From a region of the Mus caroli unplaced genomic scaffold, CAROLI_EIJ_v1.1 scaffold_10505_1, whole genome shotgun sequence genome:
- the LOC110288547 gene encoding olfactory receptor 8K3-like, with the protein MDIYNLTVLKYFILTGITDLPELQAPLFGLFLIIYLISVVGNLGLIILTKIDSRLQTPMYFFLRQLSLTDLGYSTAVGPKLLINFVADQPTISYNWCSVQLTFFSIFITTELFILSAMAYDRYVAICYPLLYTIIMSQRLCHVLVVIPYLYSVFISLWTIIKIFTSSFCGHNIIRHFYCDSLPLILMLCSDTHEIKLIILIFATFNLISSLLVVSMSYILILVSILRMNSSEGRHKAFSTCGSHLTVIVIFYGTLFFMYAQPKSIHSFETGQIASLFYTLVIPMLNPMIYSLRNQEVKQALNRKWKMCVNILLKL; encoded by the coding sequence ATGGATATATACAATCTTACAGTACTGAAGTATTTCATTTTAACTGGAATCACAGATCTCCCTGAACTGCAGGCCCCTTTATTTGGACTCTTCCTCATTATATACTTGATCTCTGTAGTAGGTAATTTGGGCTTGATCATCCTCACCAAAATAGACTCTAGACTTCAGACAcctatgtacttcttcctcagacAGCTCTCTCTCACGGACCTTGGTTATTCAACTGCTGTGGGGCCTAAACTGTTAATAAATTTTGTTGCTGATCAACCTACAATTTCCTATAATTGGTGCTCAGTCCAGCTGACCTTCTTCAGCATATTTATCACCACTGAACTTTTCATTCTGTcagccatggcctatgaccgctatgtagcCATCTGCTATCCACTACTGTACACAATCATCATGTCACAAAGATTATGTCATGTTCTGGTGGTAATACCTTACCTCTATAGTGTGTTTATATCTTTATGGACCATTATCAAGATTTTCACTTCATCATTTTGTGGCCATAATATCATCAGGCATTTCTACTGTGACAGTCTGCCATTGATATTGATGTTATGCTCAGACACACATGAAATTAAGctgattattttaatctttgcaacttttaatttgatttcttctCTTCTGGTCGTTTCCATGTCTTATATCTTGATCCTTGTGTCCATTCTCAGGATGAATTCTTCAGAGGGCAGGCACAAGgccttctcaacctgtggttctcATCTCACAGTGATAGTTATATTCTATGGTACTCTTTTTTTCATGTATGCACAACCAAAATCCATTCACTCCTTTGAGACTGGTCAAATCGCATCATTGTTCTATACACTGGTTATCCCCATGCTGAATCCTATGATCTACAGTTTGAGGAACCAAGAGGTGAAGCAGGCCTtgaatagaaaatggaaaatgtgtgTGAATATTCTACTTAAGTTGTAA